DNA from Gambusia affinis linkage group LG06, SWU_Gaff_1.0, whole genome shotgun sequence:
ACATAGCATAGAActaatttatatttctttcagtCCAAAAACCATCCATAACCTTAGGAGCTCTTCTTgcatttatatgttttatagAATTGCTCTGTTAGccataaattttaattttatattatattgtaatgttttttgaacaaattttacTGTTGAGAAAACATTTGCTCTAGTTAATTGGAGGAAAATTACAGTTTGAACATTGGAACTTGACCTCTTCAGTTCAATGGAGTGCCGTTAAATTTCCACTGGCTATTGAGACAGtaacaaaagttgaaaatctggtcctccaaacctgcACAGTTCACTAAGAGaactttaaatgtaataaataccaattatttttacttaggTAGGTGTGTCCCCTGCTCTTCCCCACACTTGGCTGTTTCCCTTAGTGTCACTTGGCACTGCCTACTATGGTGGAAATTATGACAGTGGATTTTAGCTGACCAaaatgtggcatgcatttatatgTAGTTCAATTTAGTAtcaattttgaaagaaaaaatattcaattgaaaaaaattatgtggAAAAGAATTTAAATCAGTGGAAAACTGTTTGATGGCATTACAGCAATTAAACCAGCTTCCAATGGTGTTCTGACAATGCAGACAAAGACAATATGCTTATCTTGTGTTTGCAGTTTAGCAGCTCTTGAGGGAATAGCACTTGAATGTTAGTTTCTTCAGCAGTAGAAAcaaatgatgataataataataataaaaataataataataataataataataataataataataataataataataataataataccagaGTCAAAAAATGACAACCAGAGGAATTAATTggggtcttttttttctgtaattatgtgtgatacaaaacaaacaaagattaGCACACAGTAAAATGAACAACTCAGACTTCCTCAAACACAACTCACTTTCCTGTTTTGCCCACTGGGGAGCAGAGAAGAGCTTTGAGTTGATGAAACAGGAGGTTCATTGTATGTCAAATAGGATTAGAGTTTCTggcattttctgacatttaaaatgaaatattgacaaACTTTGATATCCATTTGTACTCTATTAAGGTTGCTTGAATGTATTTTgaatgtcagttttatttaattttttctttttctttataaaaacgTGGTAGTGAGAAGGACGAGTACGTACAGCGCTGTTCTTTATGGATAATGGTAAACTCCTCCTTCACAACATCTTGATGGGCCAGAAAGAGGCTAATCCCACTGCATTTGAGGATTGAGAGGATCAGGAGATATTTTGTCCTCACTGCCATTAGGGTGCACAGTACCTTGGCAAAGAAAATGGCCTCATAAACTAGGCTACTGGTTCTTGTAGTAGcaacaataattttttatgttttttttttttttgtgcagtaccttttttatttagttgttgttgtttttattgtattttttgcacttttggGCTTCAGGTGCCTAGATTTTTCTTGTGGAATAATATTTCTGTCTGTGAatctattttagttttgtttcagtCTGAGAAGTAGCCAGGGAAACTGCTTAATTCTTCATTCATACTTCATTCAGCTCATTCGTTCTGTAACACCTCCTGGTTGTTGTATAAGCACCAGCTGTTGTGGCATTGACCTTGTAGAAGTCCATGATGGTGGTGGTGTGTACTGGACATATTTAAGgctgaaaatgcaaaatatatgtTATCATCTTTCTGAATAACCAGTTTCTTAGCTTGTTTGTTGTTCCTGACTCATAATGTACTCTGcatcaaaacaaactaatcaGCAAAGGCCAATCTGAGTCACAGCGCAGGATATAAAACCTCTTGCAATTGCCCTATTGAAGCTAAAGGCCAGCAGTTTCtatgttggatttttttgtgtcataCCAATGTACCaaattcacatctttttttttttttactttttttgggTGGTTGTGTAATAGTCAACAACAGTAGACACCACcaatattttgtaaattggTTAGACACAAATTACtaacaaaatgtatgtttttaatttgttttacataattatTTGTGTGTTTCAATAGTTAGTTGTCACCAttagattttcatttatattttaggCCTCAGGCCAATCTGTAAGAAAGAAgtgaaacatttacatatcGGGATATTCTtttaataaacagtacaaaattattttttttaaatcacaaaattattgtttttacattgatcCTAAATCTcataaaaattgcaaataatttcCAATAATAAGTATTGATCAGGCTGTCTTCTTAAACTTAtggcaaaatataaatatagattaattttattctaaCTACAAATTTACtatataaaataaaccaaaacaataaaaaaatacaacaaaacacaatgcaataGACCTATGTTCCCAAGAGCAAGTTTGATACATTCAAGAAATAAACCCATATCAGAATTATGTGATCTTAAGTGGTTCATAGCTcaggaaaatgtctttttcatgAGCTTTACTTTTACATATAAGTTTACATATAAACTTTACTTTATATGTACACTCCATTGTGGCTGAGGCTGCGAGACTCTGGATGAACCATGGATTCCTTATAGGCTATGAAAACAGGAGTTTGTGCAACAGGATGAAAGCTTGACTGGAAAGATGAAGGTGTATTGCCGGTGTAAGTTGTTGAATACAGAGTGGGATTTTGGGTCACATATAGAGAGTTTCCTGGAGCGTATATGCTTCCAGAATGGTGAGAGCTCCGCACTGAAGATTGATGAGCCATGCTTCTTTGATAGAGGATTGATGCATTTtcaggaggaccaggagtgtAGACAATAGTTGGGTTCATCAGGGTTCCATTGCTTATTACTTGATTGACATTTTGTGgtggaaatacattttgttgcCCAACCAAGCTGTTGCTCTGAAGAGAACTTTGATGTGCATTCGACTGGATGCTTGGAACGCTGGAGATGGGGTGATATCTTGTCATTGCAGGTCTGTTCGCCTCTGTCCTGTAATTTAGCAGTTTAAGTGGGGGATATACGTCAAATGACCCTCTTTCTGAGGGTATCCGTCTACAGATAAACAGTAAAGCTGAGGCAAACAATAAGGCTCCCGTCACCCAACCGATATAAAGAGCTTCTCCCAGCTCTCTCCTCTCGGCATCAATCAGCAGTGGATTGTAAAAATCACTTATAATGACATGACCAGTCCAAGACACCggtataaaaacacaaatacaggcCATGAACTGCATTGCTCCAGCAACCATTAGAATAATTGTTTTAGCCCATTTGCTACCTTGAAAGCAGGAAATGCATTTCATCCCTGCTAGAGCTACCAAGAGCCCTAACCCTGACAAGGCTACAGAACAGCACATTAGACCCCTGGCAGCCTGCAGGTCAGGGGGCAGATACAACAAGGAGTCGTACACCTTACACTGCATCCTGATGTTTGCCTGTCTGTAGCAGTTCATCCACAAACCCTCCCAACGTGTCTCCATCACAATGATGTTTGCTCCAATGAAAGCGGTGACCTTCCACATAGGCAAGCCAGTTGTAGCAGAGGCGCCGATCAGCCCAATCAGTCCAACACACATCGCTGCGATCTCAGAGATGCCTCGaatcattgttttttattcaagacTCCTATGTGTAAGTCCAAAATTTTTATAATCTTGCaggcagaaaaagagaaaaatgggtACTGTCAATCTTTATCAGaatctttgaagaaaaaagtttgtttaaggTGAAGGTATGTCCAGGCAGTGAGGCTTtgtccttcctgtttgctgttAGGCTGTTTGTTATGGGAAAGATGCTTTACCATCACCTGATTGGCTTAGAGAGATGCAGGTAAAGAGGAtgtgttcatattttgtgtttacaggTAAGCAGTTCATGTGGGCAAGACACTGATAATTTATCTCAAGCATAACTTCTGAGTAAAAGTAATGCACAACTCCAACAATTGataatgtcagatttttatttcaatgtgatAAATGTCATAAAACAGCCAAAAATCAGTATACTGTAAAATGAATAACTGTGACAGCTTTCTGCTTTGTCCACCGGAGAGCAGAGTTGAGCTTTGGAGGTGATGAAATAAGAGGTTCACATTGTATGAAAAAGCATGTATTTTCTGACATATTAAGACCAGTGATACACAATTATATTTGAAATTGTGTTTGAAATAGCAGAACACATATGCAAGTATCAacatttcattgtatttaaGGTCACAGAAAGAAGTTGTGCTTCTTCTAGAAATTGAAATGCTGTGACCTTTAAGCTTAACCGAATCATTTATacactttgcaaaaataaatatatatttctaaacttgaagctcaacaaacaaaataataggGATGTATTAGTCTAAATTCAAAGTGACTTGCATATTCTGGTCACATGATCCCTTTGTTTACTTGGCTTGGTTGAGTTACCTTTGCGTCCACGCCCATAGTGTCAACACTGGGTGAAACTGGTACCGGACGTTTAGGGAAAACAAAGGCCTCATTGAGGTTTGTAATTCTGGAGAAGTTTTGGctcataaaacacaatttaaaatgtttttttgtcacttaaacAACATGGATCATACGCcagcaataaaatacatttcaacagTGAACACCCATGCACTTCTGTTACATTACCAAATGGTTGAAGATTGCATAATAGTTATACACAACATACAGATTTTCAATATTTCACCCCATTTTGATAATACAAGTATAAAGTTTCACTTGCACAAAcaattaaatatacataaacaTGCGTGGTTATCTCTTGAAAGCTTCtgaactgggttttttttttttacaaaaaatataagtaCAGttaaatgaatacataaaatgtattGACATTTTACCTCTAATTAagaatttaagtgtttttacCTTGTACcatcatgacagaaaaaaaatattttaagcgTTCACAAATAAGCAACTCCACTGTGCACAGAGGGGTATCTAGATTCGTAACTGTAGACGGTTGACGGATGTCTTGACAGCATTGAGTGGGGTTCGGATCGAGGGATAAACACCAGCTGCTGAGGCTGTAGAGGCTGGAGTTGTGGCTGTGGGGTGTAGGCCCTGTACCCTGAGGTTTTTGAGTACATGTACTTCTCTGGTTTTTCATCTTCAGACTGTATATTGCAACAGATAAAAATGCACCCTccagcaaacaaaaaagcagcCGCCACCCAACCAATATAGAGAGCTTCTCCGAGCTCCCTGCGCTGGGCATCGATCAGCAACGGGTTGTAGAAGTCCTGAATGATGGCGTGGCCTGTCCAGGACACAGGAATAAGGTCGCAAATGCAAGCCATTAAAATCATGCTTCCTGCGATAATGAGGACCAGTCTCTTGGCTCGATCGTTGTTCCTAATGCACGCTGTGCACTGCATCCCGACCAAACTGATCAGCAGACCAATGGCAGCCAGAGCCAGAGAGCAGCACATTAACCCTCTTGCAGCCTGCAGGTCTTGGGGAAGGGCCAGCAGAGAGTCGTAGACTTTACACTGCATCCGTATGTTAGCTTGGCGATAGCAGTTCATCCACAAGCCCTCATAGCGAGTCTCAAACACGATGATATTCTCCCCAATGAAGGCTGTGACCCGCCACATTGGCATTCCAGTGCTTGCAGCTGTTCCAATCAGACCAATTAGGGACAATAAAAGTCCCACTATTTCCAATGTTGAGTTGGCCATCCTGTCTCTAGTCACTCATCCAAGTTCATAGGCGGAATAGCAGATGGACACTATTTGGATATAGCTCAGCGaagtaattttcttttgcagagAGGCAGTTCAATCaagtggaggaggagcaggtggTTGTTGACTAGTACAACCTCTTCCCACTGGATGTTATAATGGGAAGGGGTGGGAATTTGTACCTGTAGCTAGGAGACAGAgtcctttgtgtgttttgaacCTCTGTACACTAACACCAGTGCGCTGCTACTTTGATTATTCAGAGGTATCCATTTACATTCTTGGATATCTCTTTACAAGAAAGTATTGAGGGGAGAAAACTAAGACTTTTATGCAAgtcaataattttttataatatattagcattttatctgcTGATTTCAGCAGGTTTTATCAGTAAATTTGActtctaaaatgaataaaaaaatctatcatcaaaacaaaaaagaactttAGTTTGAACCACTGACAAGTAGTCCTTCCCTCCTTTGCCCagataaaatgcttattttctttttctctcctttagCCAGGTAAAATTCTTCTGTCCTTTTTTATGGATAAACAGAATAGTTTTGAACTCTTTTGAGTTAGCTTATATGCGGTGGCTTTAAAAGCACGACCCTACCCACACTGCATCCTGACCAAACCTTATTGCTTCACATGCGTACCCCTTCCCCTCTACTCCTCCTACTATGAAGGAGCAACACactaccagctctccatctgaTGGGTAATATGAGTTTCCTAAGCATGCTGAATATTAAACTGTTCAGGTCTGAGAAAAACTCTTACTTAAACTAACCCGTCAAGGAAGACTTTCCTAAATCTTAGTGCCCCACCCTGCTTTCCTCCCCATGAATTAGTTGGGCTGAGAAGCCCAGCAGTCAACTAGAAATGTATCATGGACTTGAAACCCCAGTGCCGGTCTACTGAAGAAATGAGCTCAGGCAGAAGGACCAGGCAACAGAGAGCAAGCAGCAGTTCAGAGATGATCGTCTGTGACCCCTGTTTACTAGATAATGACAGAAGTCCTTGCAGAAGAAAAGAGTATTTGCTTTTGCCTTGGTTATTTGCCTTGGGCCTCTACTGCCTTAGCCAACAATACACACCCATGTCAGAGTCTTTCAAAATTATTGAGGTTGATTCCTCGCAAAACAGCATTTGGCTGCCTGCAGGTCGTAGATTCACTTGTGCTTTGTTGCAGGGCTATTAGTCCGTCTTAATGTGAGCATTAAGACGGACTAATGTTCAGGCTGGAAGGAAAGAATGAAGTAATGTTATCAGCAGAAAGCGCTGACAGGtagcgctttctgattggctacctgtcacattcaacaggctgcgttctcgctcccagtcagggaaaacccctgatttagatcggaacGGCCACGACGATTTACCTTAACACagcacacactacaggatgattggttatgaaatcacaagcgacaatcttagaacgtccaacattctaagattgtcgtaaggggaaaatcggggcaaaaaattgtgtagtgtgaactattgcatcaggcaCAGAGAAGATGTACCCATCTAAATcgaatgattactgaagggcaatatagtatacagacttcataatctgcactcttttggttgaatgcagtatttatttccactttggctttatgttgttaagtttttaattcaagtacattttttgttaatggagactgagaatcaattttattttttggttttggttttgtttactttatcagttccagtgttaagtgttctttcgaaaataaagtgtatctatctctGggaggaaatcgcatgcattataacgtcatttccattaaatcagtgtaaaaaggtcttcaaacaatgttattgtttatcgcaataatttttgtgacaattaattgctcagcaaaatttgttattgtgactgGCCTAATGGTGATCACagaattatttatctttaaaatcatcaatacatcTAGGCTGCTTGTATAAGCCCAGGTTAATCATAATGGCTTTTCTCAGAATCGCATGAAACCTGGTATTGAAAAAGTCCTATTTGAATCattctttgttttagtttcccATGGGAGTAAGAGTCAATCTCCCTCACTTTGACAACATATAAGTCTACCCCAAACTCTTACTATCTAATAAAATCCACTAGTTCtttaaataatcttaaaaatatatttaaaaaaaattaaaaccgtAAGGTGTCTGTGACTGCTAAATATCTGTCAAGACTACAGTTCCCCCCATGATTATGTAACctataacatttttgttatgttAAACTATGTCTTAATacaattttaagtgtttttaattaatattgtaatttatataacatttagattttttttgctgcattttaaattGCTTGTTATAttctaaaattgtatttatacctatttatttttttttagttttaatttgggAGATCATTATCAATTACATTCAGGTCACAGTAAACATGAACCTGTTTTTCTAAAAGTCTATACATTATAATGATATTGTGTAATATGACAACAAAAATCTCAGATTTCACATTTTAGGGCTTTTGTAGACATAAATAGATTGTATAATTGCTTAATCGTGTATTTTTAAGTTGACAGAATGTgttatttctgaattttattcaCAATTTCTACTTGTCTGTCATGTCAGTCTCCAGCTGAAATCTGGAAGCTGCACATTTTAAGTTTTGAGACATAATCTTTCAGtgccttttgctttttttagaTGTGCTTGTAAAGCCTGCTTTTCTGGTTTGGGCACATTTGTACTCGCAGTGATTAAAATGACACACCTTTAAGTGAAACAACCGGAGTTTCGGCAAGAATATCTAGATTCCAGACAAACAAAAGCTTTTGGAGAAATGATTGTtggattaaagaaataaaattgatgaaaacaaacaacttttattaccatttttttattttgtataacaGCTGACATAGTTTTTCAGTAttggttttgaaaaatgtatatatacatttttatacacaATCTCAAAAGTAAACAGAAGTTACCTACAGGTATGAAAAAAAGCCAGTGCATAATTTAAACTCAAATGAGCATGTGTGCAGATTCTGTAAAGACATTATTACATTGCTCCTTTATCCTTATGAAGGGGGTAAAACACCCACACAGTAggtgcagtaaaacaaaaaatcatttcagcAAAGGTCTTCATGATCAAACTCAATCacattcataaaacatttcagtcttaGCAATAgactttttaaagtaataaatggGCTTTGTCTAGTTATCCCCTGTCTTTGTCACTCCATCATCTTTTTCATTTGAGCCAtgttttttctggtttaaaaatCAAGTCCAGAAATCTCCTAGTACTGACTCGGAGTATATCCCACAGATCTTGGTGGGGGTACAAAGTATGCAGGTTGGTAGTTGTTTTCTGGTTGGTATGAGTTCGGCTGGTATGTGTATACAGGTTGATAGACACTTCCAGGGTTGTATATGACTCTCTCTTCTTCTATATTGGTGCGTGGAGCATGGCGACACAGCAGGATCACTCCAGCTGAGAAAAGCAAAGCAGATGTCATCCAGCCGATGTACAGAGCTTCCCCGAGCTCTCTTCGTTGGGCATCAATCAGCAGTGGGTTGTAGAAGTCCTGGATGATGACATGGCCAGTCCAGGACACTGGGATCAGGGTAGTGACACAGCCCATGAGGAAGAGACAGCCTCCAGCCACAAGAACAATGTGTTTTGTTCGAGCACGGTGGTCCACCATCTTGGTACATTTCATTCCCACCACTGAAACAATCAGGGCGAAGGATGTGAGAGCCACAGAGCTGCACATGAGGCCTCTGGCTGCTTGGAGATCTGGTGGCAGGTACAGCAGGGAATCATACACCTTGCACTGCATCCTTATGTTGGCTTGTCTGTAGCAGTTCATCCACAAACCTTCCCAGCGAGTTTCCATCACAATGATGTTTTCCTGAATGAAGGCTGTTACTTTCCACATGGGCAAGCCAGTCACCGCTGCTACTCCTATCAGTCCAAGAAAACCAATGACGAGAGCCACAATCTCACAGCAGACTTCATTACGGCTTTTCCTCTTCtcagctcttcttttttcctcGTAAACAGAGTCCTGGTAATCTGGGTTTTCTTGGTAGTCTATGTAGGACTGGGGTGGCTTCTGCAAATTTGGGTCGTAGTAAGACGCGGCATAGGACATCGGTGGCTTGGTATAGCCACTGTAGGCTGTGTAAGAGGCCATTGCAGGAAGCACCAAAAGCCAAAGATGCTCTCTCTGGCTTTACTCTTACAGCTCCGGAGGCAAGTCTGAAGGAAAGAATGATGAACACAACATATACAcccacaaaaacatgcaaataatgCAATGCAGCCTGACCGGTTCATCTGCCCTGCACCCATCAGATAGGTGGTAACAAAGGAGTACTCCTTGTTCAATTGCAAATGAAACTGCTCTGACTTTCAATCAactgtttagtgtttttgttttctttttattatgtttttttgttatataaGAAAAGTGCAATCATTTGACAAGTTGAAGATAATcaattttagtttgaaacattagctggagaaagaacagaaaaatatgtaatttacaCAGGATTGGGAAAGAGTTCAAATATACATGGGTCATGAAGTGGTCTAtattgtctggaaaatgattgtatttaattttggaTACGTATCAATTTTCAAAGCAAACGAAACAAACTTATTTGTATAAATGCACTTATAAGGATGTTTATATAGGGACAACTAAAGCCAGTCACAGATCCCATAGCCTCTACATTTTATATGTAAAGGGAGCTGGTAAGAAGGTGTTGGATTCAGAAACATGAGGAGGATTGGTTTCACTTGCCAGAACTTCTCAACTCTTTTTCTAACACATTGAAGTGTTACTGATATATTTATGGCGATAGCTTCAAATTCATCATTTTcaggtgcaaaaaaataattttattgttaccGACCTTGAAATGGTTTTTTTATTAGACCACTTTGATCTCTCAGAACATTTTAACCTCAGCTTATTTGACATTAAAGAAGCTGTTTAAtttgccatgtttttttgtggaaCTGTAGCCTTGATTGGGGGCAACCAATCAGGGCAACCAAGAACTGAACTCAACTTGTTGAGTTGAGTTGAGTTTTATTATAATCTTATAAAATTATAAgagttttataattttacaaaactcTTATTGGGTTATAGCTAATCAACTTTGTATGAAGCAAAGGTGGTTAATAAGTTTGGAGCCCAAGAGAGGACCCTGATAAATATGAGCTAACAATAAGTGTGTTCATTAGACAATCAGGCTTGAAGTGTGATTCAATGATACAACTCCATGACTACCAGTTTATTGACATGGATTATTGTGCATCAATAATCcaatctgaataaataaattacatttttttaggcATTTCTTAATAcctaaaatatttgacttgtACTGCTGTAACTGTAGGTGTCTTAAAGTGTAATTTCTCCTAATGAATGAGTAATTAAGGATACcctcaatttcagttt
Protein-coding regions in this window:
- the LOC122832189 gene encoding claudin-8-like, which codes for MIRGISEIAAMCVGLIGLIGASATTGLPMWKVTAFIGANIIVMETRWEGLWMNCYRQANIRMQCKVYDSLLYLPPDLQAARGLMCCSVALSGLGLLVALAGMKCISCFQGSKWAKTIILMVAGAMQFMACICVFIPVSWTGHVIISDFYNPLLIDAERRELGEALYIGWVTGALLFASALLFICRRIPSERGSFDVYPPLKLLNYRTEANRPAMTRYHPISSVPSIQSNAHQSSLQSNSLVGQQNVFPPQNVNQVISNGTLMNPTIVYTPGPPENASILYQRSMAHQSSVRSSHHSGSIYAPGNSLYVTQNPTLYSTTYTGNTPSSFQSSFHPVAQTPVFIAYKESMVHPESRSLSHNGVYI
- the cldn8.1 gene encoding claudin-8, which gives rise to MANSTLEIVGLLLSLIGLIGTAASTGMPMWRVTAFIGENIIVFETRYEGLWMNCYRQANIRMQCKVYDSLLALPQDLQAARGLMCCSLALAAIGLLISLVGMQCTACIRNNDRAKRLVLIIAGSMILMACICDLIPVSWTGHAIIQDFYNPLLIDAQRRELGEALYIGWVAAAFLFAGGCIFICCNIQSEDEKPEKYMYSKTSGYRAYTPQPQLQPLQPQQLVFIPRSEPHSMLSRHPSTVYSYESRYPSVHSGVAYL
- the LOC122832606 gene encoding claudin-8-like, which produces MASYTAYSGYTKPPMSYAASYYDPNLQKPPQSYIDYQENPDYQDSVYEEKRRAEKRKSRNEVCCEIVALVIGFLGLIGVAAVTGLPMWKVTAFIQENIIVMETRWEGLWMNCYRQANIRMQCKVYDSLLYLPPDLQAARGLMCSSVALTSFALIVSVVGMKCTKMVDHRARTKHIVLVAGGCLFLMGCVTTLIPVSWTGHVIIQDFYNPLLIDAQRRELGEALYIGWMTSALLFSAGVILLCRHAPRTNIEEERVIYNPGSVYQPVYTYQPNSYQPENNYQPAYFVPPPRSVGYTPSQY